The Dysidea avara chromosome 13, odDysAvar1.4, whole genome shotgun sequence genome includes a region encoding these proteins:
- the LOC136243220 gene encoding uncharacterized protein has product MTKVKLISNHCLGDNGGAVYIEPLEDVYDAYNFYLYVADCEFRSNVSPGHGAALYVYGSISNSSVHIVNTIFDNNIAGSSIVYIAEVRSFTSVQLVASSFTNNVATSMYIPACNVHLLGNVIFRNNRGDNGAALYLSQGTTVNITREASVQFIANSATQNGGAIYIDLIFNNQDNTFLIDNSYINVSFTNNSAGIAGNSLYFNIPKSYELNENTMDKHIMYAPCLFNYFQLVNGTLIHIPCNFSYILLNGTGSPIVTSPHELRLYFPNNDGVNISSNSDHNIYYIKNNILGHEVKFNGATFDYFGKPSVPSQFSVECVNCSTVSLFGDNHLLVDNITNLSVRFKGGNIEGNNTSVTLNLISTLYSLQQISTTLVVELLPCTNHPGNKYNNLTQTCVCYHHDVVECHDTYNEIKRGYWFGSVKVGETLRATTSLCPNHYCNFVDRNETREGYFKLPRTINGQCKKNRSGSACGMCNSNYTLAYDSTDCVSVDHCNTGMTVLVVVLTCLYWIVVVVGVFSLMYFNFQISSGYVYGIIYYYSMVGILLDNNPYISDGVFQFFSVLSSFAQLSPQFLGQLCFVTGLSGIDQLFIHYSHAVAVSILTLVIVLAARCSVRVTVLVSRCVIRVICLLLLLSYMSLASTSLQLLRPLKFTDVNEVYTYASPHIGYFHGHHAIYGIVAVICELVVGIGLPLLLLLEPLLSRKINFIKIKPLLDQFQGCYKDKYRWFVAYYLICRQVIMLIVFVGNSNYYNMLFYLQTTLVVIAMIHMWAQPYQDESLNALDGLILLVMVLVVNINTFLFLQNVTTELSIFLVVLPIFLFCSIAVQKLVRSCVKKKRYPLYGQLDNICNDNNDKIAEENALRNIQLDNAEEADSQGYNTFQESLLEYSLNDN; this is encoded by the exons ATGACCAAGGTCAAGTTAATTTCAAATCATTGTTTAGGAGACAATGGAGGTGCAGTATATATTGAACCACTGGAAGATGTTTATGATGCATATAATTTCTATTTATATGTAGCTGATTGTGAATTTAGAAGCAATGTCTCTCCTGGACATGGTGCAGCTTTGTATGTGTATGGGAGCATTTCTAATTCTAGTGTCCACATTGTGAAtacaatatttgataacaatatTGCTGGTAGCAGCATAGTTTATATAGCAGAAGTACGTTCATTTACCAGTGTACAACTTGTGGCTTCAAGCTTTACTAACAATGTAGCTACCTCTATGTACATACCTGCATGTAATGTACACTTGCTGGGAAATGTGATATTTAGGAACAACAGAGGTGATAATGGGGCAGCATTGTACCTTAGCCAAGGAACAACTGTTAACATTACTAGGGAAGCAAGTGTTCAGTTTATTGCTAATTCGGCTACGCAAAATGGAGGGGCTATCTACATAGACTTAATTTTCAATAACCAGGACAACACCTTTTTAATAGATAATTCCTACATTAATGTTTCATTTACAAACAACTCAGCTGGAATTGCTGGTAATTCGTTATATTTTAACATACCTAAATCTTATGAATTGAATGAAAATACCATGGATAAACACATTATGTATGCACCATGTCTTTTCAATTATTTTCAACTAGTTAATGGAACACTGATACACATTCCATGTAATTTTAGCTATATTTTACTTAATGGTACCGGATCTCCCATAGTTACTTCGCCACATGAACTGAGATTATATTTCCCAAACAATGATGGTGTTAACATATCATCTAACTCTGATCACAACATTTACTACATAAAGAACAATATTCTTGGTCATGAAGTGAAGTTTAATGGTGCTACTTTTGATTATTTTGGGAAGCCTTCTGTACCATCACAATTCAGTGTGGAATGTGTAAATTGCTCTACTGTCTCTCTGTTTGGTGATAATCACCTGTTGGTTGATAATATTACGAATCTAAGTGTCCGATTTAAGGGTGGAAACATTGAAGGAAACAACACTAGTGTCACTTTAAACTTAATTTCAACTTTGTATTCACTGCAGCAGATAAGCACTACACTTGTAGTGGAGTTATTGCCTTGTACCAATCATCCTGGGAATAAGTATAACAATCTGACTCAGACTTGTGTTTGTTACCATCATGATGTGGTGGAGTGTCATGACACTTACAATGAGATcaaaagaggttactggtttggtaGTGTGAAAGTTGGAGAAACACTTCGTGCAACTACCTCATTGTGTCCTAACCATTATTGTAACTTTGTTGATCGTAATGAGACCAGAGAAGGTTATTTTAAGTTACCAAGAACAATCAATGGTCAATGTAAAAAGAACAGGTCCGGAAGTGCTTGTGGAATGTGCAATTCAAACTACACTCTGGCTTATGATTCTACTGACTGTGTCAGTGTAGACCATTGTAATACTGGAATGACAGTGTTAGTGGTAGTGTTGACCTGTTTGTATTGGATTGTAGTGGTAGTTGGTGTGTTTAGTTTAATGTACTTCAACTTTCAGATATCATCAGGATATGTGTATGGGATAATCTATTACTACAGTATGGTGGGTATCTTGTTGGATAATAATCCATACATTTCAGATGGtgtttttcaatttttttctgtgctGTCAAGTTTTGCACAACTATCTCCGCAATTTCTTGGACAACTTTGCTTTGTGACAGGACTAAGTGGAATAGACCAGTTGTTTATCCACTACTCTCATGCTGTTGCCGTTTCAATACTGACATTGGTAATTGTACTGGCAGCTAGATGTTCAGTGAGAGTAACAGTACTTGTCAGTCGATGTGTCATTCGTGTTATCTGTCTTCTCCTATTACTATCTTACATGTCATTAGCATCCACTTCACTACAATTACtgagaccactcaagtttactGATGTTAATGAGGTATACACATATGCATCTCCACACATTGGATATTTCCATGGTCATCATGCCATATATGGTATTGTGGCAGTGATCTGTGAACTGGTTGTAGGAATTGGTTTACCATTGTTGTTATTGCTGGAGCCATTGTTAAGTAGGAAAATTAACTTCATCAAGATCAAACCATTactggatcagtttcaaggatgttacaagGACAAGTATCGCTGGTTTGTTGCTTATTATCTGATATGTCGTCAAGTGATCATGTTAATTGTATTTGTAGGTAACAGTAACTATTACAACATGTTGTTTTACCTACAGACAACTTTAGTTGTTATTGCAATGATCCACATGTGGGCTCAACCATATCAAGATGAGTCACTGAATGCATTAGATGGACTGATATTACTGGTAATGGTACTGGTTGTCAATATTAACACCTTTCTGTTTTTACAAAATGTGACAACAGAGCTATCAATATTTTTGGTAGTGCTTCCCATCTTTCTGTTTTGTTCCATTGCTGTCCAAAAACTTGTTCGATCTTGTGTAAAGAAAAAGCGTTACCCTCTCTATGGTCAATTAGATAACATCTGTAATGATAATAATGACAAAATAGCTGAAGAAAATGCATTGAG GAATATCCAACTTGATAATGCTGAAGAAGCAGACAGCCAAGGCTACAACACTTTTCAGGAATCCTTGCTAGAGTATTCATTAAATGACAACTGA